In Bufo gargarizans isolate SCDJY-AF-19 chromosome 6, ASM1485885v1, whole genome shotgun sequence, a single genomic region encodes these proteins:
- the LOC122939932 gene encoding LOW QUALITY PROTEIN: cyclin-A2-like (The sequence of the model RefSeq protein was modified relative to this genomic sequence to represent the inferred CDS: deleted 1 base in 1 codon) encodes MSHLVLRDENQENVQPRKQLTGQHAPPGRTVLGVLQENRGQRAQSRGGKQQAPILAAHNPLGLNGENYGRIPAGKAAGKQSSFAIHVDEPDCANHKKPAVPKKPVHDEHLKQLNSVVISLGQRQPLAPIALPENVSFDSPMDMSIVDEEEKTVSSKEVPDYVEDIHTYLREMEIKCKPKSGYMQKQPDITNNMRAILVDWLVEVGEEYKLQTETLYLAVNYIDRFLSLMSVLRGKLQLVGTAAMLLASKFEEIYPPEVAEFVYITDDTYNKKQVLKMEHLVLKVLSFDLAAPTILQYLNQYFRHHPVSSKMESLCLYLGELSLIDSDPFLRYLPSITSASAFIIANHIINEETWPQSLTKFTGYTLESLKPCILDLYQTYLSAASHQQ; translated from the exons ATGTCGCACTTAGTGCTGCGGGATGAGAACCAGGAGAACGTCCAGCCTAGGAAGCAGCTTACCGGCCAGCATGCCCCGCCAGGCCGCACCGTGCTGGGGGTGCTGCAGGAGAACCGGGGGCAGCGGGCCCAGAGCAGAGGAGGCAAACAGCAGGCACCGATCCTTGCCGCACATAATCCCCTCGGCCTCAACGGTGAGAACTACGGCAGAATCCCGGCAGGGAAGGCGGCTGGGAAACAGTCTTCCTTTGCCATTCATGTTGATGAACCGGACTGTGCAAACCACAAGAAGCCGGCTGTCCCCAAGAAGCCTGTGCACGATGAGCACCTGAAACAGCTGAACTCTGTAGTCATTTCTCTTGGCCAGCGGCAGCCGCTGGCACCTATAGCACTGCCAGAGAATGTCAGCTTTGATTCCCCAATGGATATGTCAATTGTGGATGAAGAGGAAAAGACAGTCAGTAGTAAAGAAGTTCCAGACTACGTGGAAGACATTCACACTTACCTTAGGGAAATGGAGATAAAATGTAAGCCAAAATCGGGCTACATGCAGAAACAACCTGACATAACGAATAACATGCGTGCCATCCTTGTTGACTGGTTAGTTGAAGTTGGGGAAGAGTACAAGTTGCAGACGGAAACCCTGTACCTGGCTGTAAACTACATTGACCGATTCCTGTCTTTAATGTCTGTTCTGAGAGGAAAGCTTCAACTG GTTGGCACTGCTGCTATGCTCCTGGCCTCTAAGTTTGAGGAGATCTACCCACCAGAAGTGGCAGAATTTGTATACATAACTGATGACACTTATAACAAGAAACAAGTCCTCAAAATGGAACATCTGGTGCTAAAAGTTCTGTCTTTTGACCTTGCTGCTCCAACCATCCTCCAATACCTCAATCAGTACTTCAGGCACCACCCAGTGTCTTCAAAGATGGAAAGCTTGTGCTTGTATTTGGGAGAGCTCAGTCTGATTGATTCGGACCCCTTCCTTAGATATCTACCCTCAATCACTTCTGCATCAGCTTTTATCATCGCCAACCATATAATTAATGAGGAGACCTGGCCACAGTCATTGACCAAATTCACAGGATACACATTGGAAAGTCTTAAACCTTGTATACTGGATCTCTATCAAACCTACCTCTCTGCGGCATCCCATCAACAATAG